In the genome of Lysobacter sp. 5GHs7-4, the window CCCGCGCCGGCGGCGGATCGCCGTGCCAACCGCCGAACTCGATCGCGTTCAAGCGCCGGCCCTGGTGACCGAGCTCGAGCTTGAGGTGGCGTTCGCCGACCACGCGCCAGCCCAGCACCGGGAACTCGCCGTCGAACTGCGGCTCCGGAAAGCCTTGGCCCCACGGGCCGCCGTCGCGCAGCACCTCGGCGCTGACGCGGTCGAACTCGCCCGCGCCCAGTTCGCCGTCGCTGAGCACGTCGGCCTGCAGCAGCTCCGGCGTCAGCAGCGCGCCGGCGCAACGCTCGAAGGCGGCGCGGAACGCGTCCAGCGATTCGCGGCGCAGCGACAAACCGGCGGCCATGGCGTGCCCGCCGAAGCGCTCGATCAGCTCGGGATGGCGCGCGGCGACATCGGCCAGGGCGTCGCGGATATGGAAGCCGGGAATCGAACGCGCCGAACCGCGCAACGCGTCGCTGCCGGGCTCGGCCGGCGCGAACGCGATCACCGGGCGGTGCAGGCGCTCCTTCATCTTGGATGCGACCAGGCCGACCACGCCCGGATGCCAGTCCTCGTCGAACAGGCACACCGCCAGCGGCGCGCGCAGCGCATCCAGCGCGACCTTGGCGAACGCGGCCGCGGCCTCGTCGGTCATCTGCTGCTGCACCGCGCGCCGTTCGGCATTGATCTCGTTGAGGCTGTAGGCGATCTCGCGCGCCTGCGCTTCGTTCTCGGTCAGCAGGCATTCGATGCCCAACGCCATGTCCTCGAGCCGGCCGGCGGCGTTGAGGCGCGGCGCCAGCGCGTAGCCGATGTCGCTGGCGGTGAGGCGGCGCGCGTCGCGCTGCGAGACTTCGATCAGCGCGCGCAGGCCGGCGCCGCCCTGCCCCGCGCGCAGCCGGCGCAGGCCGGCGGCGACCAGGGCGCGGTTGTTGGCGTCCAGCGGCACCAGGTCGGCGACGGTGCCGACCGCGACCAGGTCCAGCAGCACTTGCAGGTCGGGGCCGTTGCCCTCGCAGCGGCCCTGCTCGCGCAACGCACGCCGCAGCGCCAGCAGCACGTAGAACATCACCCCGACGCCGGCCAGCGCCTTGCTGGGGAAGGCATCGCCGGGCAGGTTGGGATCGACGATGGCGTCGGCGGGCGGCAGCTGCTCGCCGGGCAGATGGTGATCGGTGACCAGCACCTGCCAGCCGCGCGCCTTGGCCGCGGCGATGCCGGCGTGGCAGGCGATGCCGTGATCGACGGTGACCAGCAGATCGGGTTGCAGCGCGGCCAGTTCCTCGACCAGCGCCGGCGACAGGCCGTAGCCGTGCACGATGCGGTTGGGCACCGCGTGCGAGACCCGGCGCGCGCCGAGCATGCGCAGCCCGCGCACGCCGACCGCGCAGGCAGTGGCGCCGTCGCAGTCGAAATCGCCGACCACGACGATGTGACGGTCCTGTGCGATGGCGTCGGCGAGCAAGGCGGTGGCGGCCTCCAGCCCGCTCAGGCCGTCGGGCGGCAACAGCTGCGCCAGGCGCGGTTGCGCCTGCTCGATCGCGATCGCGCCGCGCGCGGCGTACACGCGCTGCAGCAGCGGCGGCACGCTGTCGGGCCAGGCGCCGGGATCGGCGATCTCGCGCCGGCGCAGGCGGGCGGCTTCGTTCATGCGCGCGCGCTCACGGCTGCAGCGAACGCAGCGGACGGCGCCAGAAACGCCAACGCTGGCCGCGCGCGAGCTGGTAGGCCTCGCCGTCGCCGAACTCCAGCACGATCCGACTCAAGCGGCCGGCGTCGAGTTCGGCGGCCAGCGGCGTCAGCCAGTCGCGTTCCAGCGCCGTCAGGTCGCGGCTGCGGCGCAGATCGACGGCGAGATCGCCCTCGCCCGCGCTCCAGCGCGGCGGCAGCGCCGACACGCGCGCGCCGGCCAGCGCGCCCAGCGCGGTCAGGGCCTCGTCGTCGCTGCAGATGCGCGCATAGGTACTGCGCACGTGATCGGGCAGCACGCCCGCGCCCCAGAACCACAGCGAGTTCACCGGCGCGCGGCCGGCGGCGACGCGCTGGGCGTTGCGCGGATGGTTGTGCAGGATCACCTGCGCCTCGCTCAGCAGCGAGCGCCAGCGCCGGCCTTCGGGGCTGTTGTCGGCCGCGTCCGGCAGGTGTTCGAACAGGTCCGCGCCCAGCGCGGTCTCCGGACTGGCGAACTGCGGCAGCTTGGCGCCCTGCGGCAGGCGCAGGTACCAGCGCGCGGGGTGCGGCGCATCGATCGGGAAACCGGCATCGCCGAACGCCGGTTTGAGGCTGCGCAGGAATTCGCCCGCCTCGGCCTCGTCCAGGCCCAGCGCTTCGCCGTAGGCGAGCAGGCGCGCGCCGTTGATGTCGGGCCGCACGTAGGCCGGATCGGCGCGCAGCCAGGCCGCGTGCGCGGCGTCGCCGGCGTCGCGCTGGCGCGTGGCCGCGGCCACCGGCCAGCCGCGCGGCAGGATGTCGAGCACGCGCGTCAGCGGATCGCCCTCGCGCGCGACGCGATCGGCGCGCGCGAGCCGGCGGCCCAGGTCCTCGGACAGGCGCTGGCCGCCGTAGCGCTCGCGCTGCGGCAGCAACAGGGTCGCGGTGGCGGCGGTCATGCGCGGCCTGACGCTCGCAGCCGGATCAGCCGGCGTAACTGACGCCCACGATCTCGTACTCGTGGGTACCGCCGGGCGCCTCGATGACGACGCTGTCGCCCTCGTGCTTGCCGATCAGGGCGCGCGCGACCGGCGAGGAAATCGCGATCAGGCCCTGTTTGATGTCCGCTTCCAGGTCGCCGACGATCTGGTAGGTGCGTTCCTCGTCGGTCTCCACGTCGGCCAGCTCGACGGTGGCGCCGAACACGATCTTGGAACCGGCGTTGAGCGTGGCCACGTCGATCAGCTGGGCGTGCGAGAGCTCGGACTCGAGCTGCTTGATGCGGCCCTCGATGAAGCTCTGCTGCTCGCGCGCGGCGTGGTACTCGGCGTTCTCCTTGAGGTCGCCGTGCGCGCGCGCTTCGGCGATCGCATTGATCACGGCCGGCCGCTTGACCGACTTCAGCTCTTCCAGTTCCGCGCGCAGGCGCTGCGCGCCCTTCACCGTGATCGGTGCTCTCATCTCGTCGTTCCTCGTGCCGGCCGGCGGCCGGTCGCATCCGTTTGCAAAGTTCGATTGTGCCGCGAACGCGGCCGCTTGGCACCCCGTGGGGCGCCGTCGCAAAAATCCTTGAAAAACAAGCCTCGCCCGCAGCGTGCCCGCGGACGATCGGGACGCGGAACCGGTCCGCGTCCCGTCGGG includes:
- the recJ gene encoding single-stranded-DNA-specific exonuclease RecJ, with the translated sequence MNEAARLRRREIADPGAWPDSVPPLLQRVYAARGAIAIEQAQPRLAQLLPPDGLSGLEAATALLADAIAQDRHIVVVGDFDCDGATACAVGVRGLRMLGARRVSHAVPNRIVHGYGLSPALVEELAALQPDLLVTVDHGIACHAGIAAAKARGWQVLVTDHHLPGEQLPPADAIVDPNLPGDAFPSKALAGVGVMFYVLLALRRALREQGRCEGNGPDLQVLLDLVAVGTVADLVPLDANNRALVAAGLRRLRAGQGGAGLRALIEVSQRDARRLTASDIGYALAPRLNAAGRLEDMALGIECLLTENEAQAREIAYSLNEINAERRAVQQQMTDEAAAAFAKVALDALRAPLAVCLFDEDWHPGVVGLVASKMKERLHRPVIAFAPAEPGSDALRGSARSIPGFHIRDALADVAARHPELIERFGGHAMAAGLSLRRESLDAFRAAFERCAGALLTPELLQADVLSDGELGAGEFDRVSAEVLRDGGPWGQGFPEPQFDGEFPVLGWRVVGERHLKLELGHQGRRLNAIEFGGWHGDPPPARVRIAYRLEPDDYRGGDAVQLVVTHREPA
- a CDS encoding phosphoglycerate mutase codes for the protein MTAATATLLLPQRERYGGQRLSEDLGRRLARADRVAREGDPLTRVLDILPRGWPVAAATRQRDAGDAAHAAWLRADPAYVRPDINGARLLAYGEALGLDEAEAGEFLRSLKPAFGDAGFPIDAPHPARWYLRLPQGAKLPQFASPETALGADLFEHLPDAADNSPEGRRWRSLLSEAQVILHNHPRNAQRVAAGRAPVNSLWFWGAGVLPDHVRSTYARICSDDEALTALGALAGARVSALPPRWSAGEGDLAVDLRRSRDLTALERDWLTPLAAELDAGRLSRIVLEFGDGEAYQLARGQRWRFWRRPLRSLQP
- the greA gene encoding transcription elongation factor GreA; translated protein: MRAPITVKGAQRLRAELEELKSVKRPAVINAIAEARAHGDLKENAEYHAAREQQSFIEGRIKQLESELSHAQLIDVATLNAGSKIVFGATVELADVETDEERTYQIVGDLEADIKQGLIAISSPVARALIGKHEGDSVVIEAPGGTHEYEIVGVSYAG